In one window of Primulina tabacum isolate GXHZ01 chromosome 8, ASM2559414v2, whole genome shotgun sequence DNA:
- the LOC142554268 gene encoding uncharacterized protein LOC142554268 produces MVPWENVVTVHNLIKDGAWDADLLYSSLNPYVAGEIIKIPLSTAGKCDALYWRFDVKGKYYVREGCRLQRVLFDPPTHESTHPFEDWWSFIWSLFVPPKQYIYEQFGEKQKFLHGDKWKPAIENIPWSSCSAMLSEFQKARIMETIACPSERGSQEKTWKPPRSSTLKFNVDVAVDEDRNQYSVDGVVRDIQGRLLLAFGKQINQPIFVAHVEFLAIQKALNSFMRNVFKIFKLHQILF; encoded by the exons ATGGTTCCTTGGGAGAACGTTGTCACTGTACATAATTTAATAAAAGATGGAGCTTGGGATGCCGATCTACTCTACTCCAGCTTAAACCCATATGTCGCTGgagaaatcatcaagataccaCTATCTACAGCAGGAAAGTGTGATGCTCTGTATTGGCGCTTTGATGTGAAGGGCAAATATTATGTGCGAGAAGGGTGCCGTCTTCAACGTGTTCTGTTCGACCCGCCAACGCATGAGTCAACTCACCCATTTGAAGATTGGTGGTCCTTTATCTGGAGCCTCTTTGTTCCACCTAAG CAATACATATATGAGCAATTTGGAGAGAAGCAGAAATTTCTTCATGGCGACAAGTGGAAGCCGGCGATCGAAAATATCCCATGGAGCTCCTGCTCTGCAATGCTATCTGAATTTCAAAAGGCAAGAATTATGGAGACAATTGCCTGCCCATCTGAGCGAGGAAGCCAGGAGAAGACTTGGAAACCACCAAGGTCATCCACTCTCAAATTTAATGTAGATGTAGCAGTGGATGAGGATCGGAATCAATATAGCGTTGATGGAGTAGTTCGAGACATTCAAGGCCGGCTACTTTTGGCATTTGGGAAACAAATTAATCAACCAATTTTTGTAGCTCATGTTGAATTCCTGGCAATCCAGAAGGCATTAAACTCCTTTATGAGAAATGTTTTCAAGATATTCAAGTTGCATCAGATTCTCTTTTGA
- the LOC142552697 gene encoding auxin efflux carrier component 7-like, with the protein MITGHDLYVVLTAMVPLYVAMILAYGSVRWWKIFSPDQCSGINRFVAIFAVPLLSFHFISSNDIYAMNFRFIAADTLQKIIMLVLLGLWANFTKNGSLEWAITIFSLSTLPNTLVMGIPLLIAMYGEYSGSLMVQIVVLQCIIWYTLLLFLFEYRGAKMLILEQFPETAASIVSFKVESDVVSLDGQDFLETDAEIGNDGKLHVTVRKSNASRRSLGHGSFSGITPRPSNLTGAEIYSLSSSRNPTPRGSNFNHSDFYSMMGFPGRLSNFGQSDTTRLSNFNVAEMYSVQSSRGPTPRPSNFEENYAPGVQMSSPRFGYYPTQTVPTSYPAPNPEISSTVPRTEKTHQAQIQNQGSKANHDAKELHMFVWSSSASPVSEGGGGGGLHVFGGPDFGASEQSGRSDQAAKEIKLLVNDIPQNGAPKAAPQTGDFGGEDFSFGGGDRDHGTDGRDKDSLTARSKLGSSSTADLDPKIASVKHMPPTSVMTRLILIMVWRKLIRNPNTYSSLIGLIWSLISFRWGVHMPKIVAQSISILSDAGLGMAMFSLGLFMALQPKLIACGNTVAGFAMAVRFLTGPAVMAVASIAIGLRGTLLHVAIVQAALPQGIVPFVFAKEYNVHPAILSTMVIFGMLIALPITLVYYILLGL; encoded by the exons ATGATTACCGGGCATGATCTTTACGTTGTTTTAACTGCTATGGTTCCCCTCTATGTAGCCATGATCTTGGCCTACGGCTCCGTCCGATGGTGGAAAATCTTTTCTCCGGATCAATGCTCCGGCATCAACCGATTTGTCGCCATTTTTGCCGTCCCACTTCTGTCTTTCCACTTCATTTCCTCCAACGATATATATGCCATGAACTTCAGATTTATCGCTGCTGACACGCTGCAAAAGATTATCATGCTGGTACTTCTTGGACTGTGGGCAAATTTCACCAAAAATGGCAGCTTGGAATGGGCTATAACCATTTTCTCTCTTTCAACTCTTCCGAACACTCTTGTAATGGGGATTCCTTTGCTGATCGCCATGTATGGAGAATACTCCGGCAGCCTCATGGTGCAGATTGTGGTGCTCCAGTGCATCATTTGGTACACTTTACTGTTGTTTTTGTTCGAGTACCGTGGCGCCAAAATGCTGATTTTGGAGCAGTTTCCTGAGACAGCTGCTTCAATCGTATCTTTTAAGGTTGAATCTGATGTCGTCTCTTTAGATGGGCAAGATTTTCTTGAAACGGACGCGGAGATTGGAAATGATGGCAAGCTTCATGTTACCGTCAGGAAATCTAATGCTTCGAGGCGTTCACTCGGGCATGGTTCCTTCTCAGGGATTACTCCCCGGCCTTCGAATTTAACGGGGGCTGAAATTTACAGTTTGAGCTCTTCAAGAAATCCAACTCCCAGAGGGTCTAATTTCAAccattcagatttttattcGATGATGGGATTTCCAGGGAGGCTGTCTAATTTTGGTCAATCTGATACGACTAGATTGTCTAATTTCAACGTAGCTGAAATGTACTCGGTTCAATCATCCAGGGGTCCAACTCCAAGGCCTTCGAATTTTGAAGAAAACTACGCTCCAGGGGTACAAATGAGCTCACCAAGATTCGGTTACTATCCCACACAGACTGTTCCAACTTCTTATCCTGCTCCAAATCCTGAAATTTCGTCCACTGTGCCAAGAACGGAGAAAACCCATCAAGCCCAGATTCAGAATCAAGGCAGTAAAGCTAATCACGACGCTAAAGAGCTTCACATGTTTGTGTGGAGCTCAAGCGCTTCGCCGGTGTCTGAAGGAGGTGGCGGTGGCGGCCTACACGTTTTTGGGGGACCGGATTTCGGTGCTTCCGAGCAATCCGGGCGCTCTGATCAAGCTGCCAAGGAAATCAAGCTGTTGGTCAATGATATACCACAAAATGGAGCGCCTAAAG CTGCTCCGCAAACTGGGGACTTTGGTGGAGAAGATTTCAGCTTTGGTGGTGGAGACAGAGATCATGGAACCGATGGCAGGGATAAGGACAGTCTCACAGCGCGGTCAAAGCTCGGGTCTAGCTCCACCGCGGACCTAGACCCAAAGATAGCCAGCGTTAAACATATGCCGCCTACAAGTGTCATGACTCGTCTAATATTGATCATGGTTTGGCGTAAACTTATTCGAAATCCCAATACTTATTCTAGCCTTATTGGTCTTATCTGGTCTCTAATCTCATTCAG GTGGGGTGTGCATATGCCTAAAATTGTAGCACAATCAATATCTATACTTTCTGATGCTGGCCTCGGCATGGCCATGTTTAGCTTAG GTTTGTTTATGGCCCTTCAACCAAAGTTGATAGCTTGTGGAAACACCGTGGCGGGCTTCGCCATGGCCGTGAGATTTCTCACTGGTCCAGCAGTAATGGCTGTGGCTTCGATAGCCATTGGCCTTCGTGGTACCCTCCTCCACGTCGCAATTGTGCAG GCTGCACTACCACAAGGGATTGTTCCGTTTGTGTTCGCCAAAGAATACAATGTCCATCCAGCTATTCTTAGCACCAT GGTTATATTTGGAATGCTGATCGCATTACCGATCACTCTGGTATATTACATACTTCTTGGGTTATAA
- the LOC142552698 gene encoding putative sulfate transporter 3.3 → MEQPKTSNNENTSHSVEIAMETEVHRVAPPPRRSTFQKLKALLKETLFPDDPLRQFKGQPCKTKSILAAQYIFPILDWGPKYNLNLLKSDIVSGLTIASLAIPQGISYAKLANLPPIVGLYSSFVPPLIYAVLGSSRDLAVGPVSIASLILGSMLRQEVSPVEDPILFLQLAFSSTFFAGLFQASLGFLRLGFIVDFLSKATLIGFMGGAAIIVSLQQLKSLLGIKNFTKKMGIVPVLSSVFHKTHEWSWQTILMGFCFLSFLLLTRYISMRKPNLFWVSAGAPLVSVILSTLLAFAFKAQNHGISIIGKLQEGLNPPSWSMLHFHDSYLGLVIKTGLVTGIISLTEGIAVGRTFAALKNYQVDGNKEMIAIGLMNIVGSSTSCYVTTGAFSRSAVNHNAGCKTAVSNIIMAVTIMVTLLFLMPLFQYTPNVVLGAIIVTAVVGLIDVPAAYQIWKIDKFDFVVMLCAFLGVLFISVQNGLAIAVGISIFKLLLQVTRPKTVLMGNVPGTDIYRDLLHYKEAICVPGFLILSIEAPINFANSTYLKDRITRWIVEHESEGENDAKKRPELKFVILDLSAVSSIDTNGVSFFKDLRVVLEKKNLELVLVNPLGGVIEKLQHADDTKEFARPDCLFLTVGEAVAFLATNIKNQSTRYL, encoded by the exons ATGGAACAACCAAAAACTAGCAACAACGAAAATACCTCTCACTCGGTGGAGATAGCCATGGAGACGGAGGTGCACAGGGTGGCGCCGCCACCTCGCCGGAGCACATTTCAGAAACTCAAGGCGCTGCTCAAAGAAACTTTATTTCCGGATGATCCTCTCCGGCAGTTCAAGGGACAGCCCTGCAAAACAAAATCAATACTTGCGGCACAATACATATTTCCTATACTTGACTGGGGTCCTAAGTATAACCTTAATCTACTCAAATCTGATATTGTTTCTGGTCTCACTATTGCTAGTCTTGCCATTCCTCAG GGCATAAGTTATGCAAAGTTAGCTAATTTGCCTCCAATTGTTGGACTTT atTCAAGTTTCGTGCCACCTTTAATCTACGCCGTTCTTGGGAGCTCGAGGGATCTCGCAGTAGGCCCAGTTTCAATAGCTTCTCTAATCCTGGGATCCATGCTAAGACAAGAAGTTTCTCCAGTCGAAGACCCTATTTTGTTTCTCCAACTTGCAttttcttcaacatttttcgCTGGCCTTTTTCAAGCTTCTTTGGGATTTTTAAG GCTCGGATTTATTGTTGACTTTCTCTCGAAAGCAACACTGATTGGATTCATGGGTGGTGCTGCCATTATTGTATCTCTTCAACAACTCAAGAGTCTTCTCGGGATAAAAAATTTCACAAAGAAAATGGGGATAGTTCCTGTTTTGAGTTCTGTCTTTCACAAAACACATGAG TGGTCATGGCAAACTATATTGATGGGCTTCTGCTTCCTGTCATTCCTTCTTTTGACAAGATATATT AGCATGAGAAAACCGAACTTATTCTGGGTGTCAGCTGGGGCTCCTCTAGTCTCGGTCATCCTCTCAACTCTTTTGGCTTTCGCATTTAAAGCTCAAAATCATGGCATCAGTATC ATTGGTAAACTGCAAGAAGGATTGAATCCTCCTTCATGGAGCATGTTACATTTTCATGATAGCTACTTGGGATTGGTAATCAAAACTGGATTGGTCACCGGTATCATTTCACTAACA GAAGGAATCGCTGTAGGAAGAACGTTTGCTGCGTTGAAGAACTACCAAGTTGATGGAAACAAAGAAATGATAGCAATTGGTCTTATGAACATAGTTGGGTCATCAACTTCTTGCTATGTTACAACAG GTGCCTTTTCAAGATCAGCTGTGAATCACAATGCAGGATGCAAAACTGCTGTGTCTAACATAATAATGGCAGTAACGATTATGGTTACACTTCTCTTCCTAATGCCACTCTTTCAATACACACCAAATGTCGTGTTAGGGGCCATAATCGTCACAGCAGTGGTTGGTCTCATCGATGTTCCAGCTGCATATCAGATTTGGAAGATCGACAAATTCGATTTTGTTGTGATGTTATGTGCTTTTTTGGGTGTCCTCTTCATTTCTGTTCAAAACGGCCTTGCCATTGCT GTGGGAATATCTATTTTCAAGCTTTTACTGCAAGTTACGAGGCCAAAAACTGTGTTGATGGGTAACGTACCCGGTACAGATATTTATCGTGATCTTCTTCATTACAAAGAAGCCATTTGTGTCCCTGGATTCCTCATCTTGAGTATTGAAGCTCCGATCAACTTTGCTAATTCAACTTATCTAAAAGACAG GATTACAAGATGGATAGTTGAACACGAGTCAGAAGGTGAAAATGATGCCAAAAAGCGCCCTGAACTTAAGTTTGTGATACTTGATTTATCTG CTGTGAGTTCAATTGATACCAATGGGGTCTCATTCTTCAAAGATTTGAGGGTTGTTCTGGAAAAGAAGAATTTAGAG ctTGTATTGGTGAATCCACTCGGCGGGGTGATCGAAAAGTTGCAACATGCCGACGACACAAAAGAATTCGCAAGACCAGATTGCTTGTTCTTGACAGTTGGGGAAGCAGTCGCTTTTCTTGCGACCAATATCAAGAATCAGTCGACTAGATATTTGTGA